From the genome of Cyanobacteriota bacterium, one region includes:
- a CDS encoding RNA-binding protein, with the protein MSIYVGNLPYEVTQEDLEQTFAEYGTVRRVQLPIDRETGRFRGFAFVEMKSDTEEDAAITALDGAEWMGRDIKVSKAKPREQRSPSGSWGNNNNRRNGARRY; encoded by the coding sequence ATGTCAATTTATGTTGGGAATTTGCCCTACGAAGTAACTCAAGAAGACCTTGAGCAGACCTTCGCGGAGTACGGTACTGTTAGGCGTGTGCAGCTACCAATTGATCGAGAAACAGGGCGGTTCCGGGGCTTTGCCTTTGTGGAGATGAAGTCAGACACAGAGGAAGATGCTGCTATTACTGCCTTGGACGGTGCTGAGTGGATGGGACGCGACATTAAGGTGAGCAAGGCTAAACCTCGTGAACAGCGCAGTCCATCTGGAAGCTGGGGTAACAATAACAATCGCCGCAATGGTGCTCGTCGCTACTAA
- the pheA gene encoding prephenate dehydratase has protein sequence MPITIAHLGPTGTYAEAAAMVYADQLQQRRQTSVTLEPYPSIAKTLQSLAAGNVDYAIVPVENSIEGSVSITLDTLWQLDNLQIQQAIVLPITHALLSHGENLATIRAVYSHPQALAQCQIWLETNLHHPSLIPTSSTTEALRHLDDRTAAAISSQRAAQLYGVPVLACPINDYPDNCTRFWAVSQQASTHGSHTSLAFSLPANLPGALVKALQAFAHLDINLSKIESRPTKRSLGDYLFFIDLEGSLSTPSVQSALQELATCTETLKIFGSYSILTVTALP, from the coding sequence ATGCCTATCACAATTGCCCATCTGGGGCCTACGGGCACCTACGCTGAAGCCGCAGCAATGGTCTATGCTGATCAGTTGCAGCAACGAAGACAAACCTCTGTTACCCTGGAGCCTTATCCTAGCATTGCTAAAACCTTGCAATCTCTGGCTGCTGGCAACGTAGACTATGCAATTGTGCCTGTAGAAAACTCGATCGAAGGCAGTGTATCCATCACGCTAGATACCTTGTGGCAGTTAGATAACCTGCAAATCCAGCAGGCGATCGTACTCCCTATTACCCATGCGCTGCTTTCCCATGGAGAAAATTTAGCTACTATCCGTGCTGTCTATTCCCATCCCCAAGCGTTAGCGCAATGTCAAATTTGGCTAGAAACCAATCTTCATCATCCTTCCCTAATTCCTACTAGCTCTACTACAGAGGCCCTTAGGCACCTGGACGATCGCACCGCCGCAGCTATTTCGTCTCAACGGGCTGCTCAACTCTATGGAGTGCCTGTCTTGGCTTGTCCAATCAATGATTACCCCGATAATTGCACTAGGTTTTGGGCTGTTAGTCAGCAAGCCTCCACCCATGGTAGCCACACTTCCCTAGCCTTTAGTTTGCCTGCCAACCTACCAGGAGCACTTGTCAAGGCTTTGCAGGCTTTTGCCCACCTAGACATCAATCTCAGCAAGATTGAATCCCGACCCACTAAGCGCTCTCTAGGAGACTACTTGTTTTTTATCGACCTAGAAGGCAGTCTCTCTACACCATCTGTGCAGTCAGCATTACAGGAATTAGCAACCTGCACAGAAACACTAAAGATTTTTGGCAGTTATTCAATACTGACTGTGACTGCCTTGCCCTAG